One window from the genome of Salvia miltiorrhiza cultivar Shanhuang (shh) chromosome 7, IMPLAD_Smil_shh, whole genome shotgun sequence encodes:
- the LOC130995726 gene encoding uncharacterized protein LOC130995726 isoform X2 encodes MNTMLKFPPPSLRSCVSPSPSSSSSLSLPNPPKFHPINMIFHGRKNNINFSSISASSNHHGPSQDSSFPGRESLLRNTLSAMETVYLNRNPTAKRILELVHSAENGHICYDHFAFRTFGVNDHGIGSIARFFMDFGYVQREELRFPAKKLKAYWFSPPTVVGADAGAGVNGPLPRIFISELLVDQMTAETQKIIRKYTEMSGNGYMHSALASALGCLTWETPSFSEFQQLARESEYAAWTLVNGYALNHVTVSAHRLKSHLRKISNLNQFIEENGFRLNSEGGILKVSPDGLLLQSSTVADSSSFHFSEGITESIPRCYIEFAERLVLPQFKNLAEDEVEELHRRDGFEVGNADKIFESTSKDQLSRKAA; translated from the exons ATGAATACTATGCTCAAATTTCCACCTCCTTCTCTCCGATCTTGCGTTTCTCCATCGCCCTCATCTTCCTCTTCTCTTTCCCTTCCAAATCCCCCAAAATTCCACCCGATCAATATGATTTTCCATGGAAGAAAAAACAACATTAATTTTTCTAGCATCTCCGCATCGAGCAATCATCATGGACCTTCGCAAGATTCTTCCTTTCCG GGAAGGGAATCATTATTGAGGAATACATTGTCAGCTATGGAAACTGTTTATCTAAACAGGAATCCGACTGCTAAAAGAATCTTGGAGCTTGTTCATTCagctgaaaatggtcatataTGTTATGATCATTTTGCTTTTCGGACGTTTGGG GTGAATGATCATGGAATCGGTTCCATAGCTAGATTTTTCATGGATTTTGGTTATGTGCAAAGAGAAGAGTTGAGGTTCCCAGCAAAGAAGTTGAAAGCATATTGGTTTTCGCCTCCCACTGTGGTTGGTGCTGATGCTGGTGCAGGTGTTAATGGGCCGTTACCACGGATATTTATATCAGAACTTCTTGTTGATCAAATGACTGCAGAAACTCAG AAAATAATCAGAAAATACACTGAAATGTCAGGGAATGGATATATGCATTCTGCTTTGGCCAGTGCACTGGGATGTTTGACATGGGAAACCCCCTCCTTCTCGGAATTCCAACAGTTGGCGCG GGAAAGTGAATATGCTGCATGGACTCTTGTTAATGGATATGCGTTGAATCATGTCACTGTTTCTGCTCACCGCCTCAAATCGCATTTACGAAAGATCAGTAATCTTAATCAGTTCATTGAGGAGAATGGTTTCAGATTGAACTCTGAAGGAGGCATTCTCAAGG TGAGCCCTGATGGTCTGTTGTTACAAAGCTCAACGGTGGCAGATTCATCTTCTTTCCACTTCTCTGAAGGAATCACTGAGTCAATACCACGCTGTTATATTGAATTTGCTGAACGCCTCGTACTTCCTCAGTTCAAAAATCTAGCCGAGGACGAG GTTGAAGAGCTCCATAGACGAGATGGTTTTGAGGTTGGGAATGCAGATAAGATATTTGAGAGCACATCCAAGGATCAGCTCAGCAGGAAGGCTGCGTGA
- the LOC130994020 gene encoding cyclin-D3-1-like — translation MVHQNPIFGALYCEEERFNDDNSESIIEDLTEIQKSPYAILLESDFLWEEEELKNLLFKEKNESPLKSARSEAFSWMLKVIRRYGFNAATATRFVTNRCFQREKPWMSWLSSRLSLTAKVKETQVPMSLFFGVNHPNPLFLLMHSKNEIREAKESVLVAFYRPSAPKASSNHALARDGCNLPPSLSADV, via the exons ATGGTTCACCAAAATCCAATATTTGGTGCCCTTTACTGCGAGGAGGAGCGCTTCAACGACGACAACAGCGAGTCCATAATCGAGGATCTCACCGAGATTCAAAAATCCCCTTATGCTATTTTGCTTGAATCCGACTTTTTATGGGAGGAAGAAGAGCTTAAAAACCTTTTATTCAAGGAAAAAAATGAATCCCCTCTGAAATCGGCGAGGAGCGAGGCGTTTAGCTGGATGCTGAAGGTGATTCGGCGCTACGGCTTCAACGCCGCGACCGCCACCAGATTTGTCACCAACCGCTGCTTTCAGAGGGAGAAGCCATGGATGAGTTGGCTGTCGTCGCGTCTCTCTTTAACTGCCAAAGTGAAGGAGACTCAAGTGCCGATGAGTCTTTTTTTTGGAGTCAACCACCCAAAtcctttatttttattaatgcaCAGTAAAAATGAGATAAGAGAAGCAAAG gagtcagtgcTTGTTGCGTTTTACAGACCGTCTGCCCCCAAGGCTTCGTCCAACCACGCGCTCGCAagggatggttgcaaccttcctccttcactaagtgccgacgTATAA
- the LOC130995725 gene encoding serine/threonine-protein kinase PBL34-like — MGLGNDAIKVDSWDVKKSKGRKKKIGDGDDAVKESGCCISLRFIGCCVTSRSKVDSSVSSISTHEIKSTNGTSRDQPVGAVIPSTTTSNAESSSSSSKLEEELKVNSRLRKFTFNDLKLATRNFRPESLLGEGGFGCVFKGWIEENGTAPVKPGTGLTVAVKTLNHDGLQGHKEWMAEVNFLGDLIHPNLVKLIGYCIEDDQRLLVYEFMPRGSLENHLFRRSLPLPWSIRMKIAVGAAKGLAFLHEEAKRPVIYRDFKTSNILLDAEYNAKLSDFGLAKDAPDEGKTHVSTRVMGTYGYAAPEYVMTGHLTSKSDVYSFGVVLLEMLTGRRSMDKNRPNGEHNLVEWARPHLLERRRFYRLIDPRLEGHFSIKGAQKAAQLAAHCLSRDPKARPLMSEVVEALKPLPNLKDMATTSYFFQTMQADRSSPSPSPNGKNGFRTQGSFARNGQQQPRSFSIPKGTHASPCHHFAHNSPKPNGKA; from the exons ATGGGACTGGGTAATGACGCTATAAAAGTGGATTCTTGGGATGTTAAGAAATCCAAGGGGAGGAAGAAGAAAATAGGTGATGGTGATGATGCAGTGAAGGAGAGTGGATGCTGCATCAGTTTAAGGTTTATTGGCTGCTGTGTTACTTCAAGATCTAAAGTTGATAGCTCTGTGAGTAGCATCAGCACTCATG AAATTAAATCAACAAACGGTACGAGCAGAGACCAACCAGTTGGTGCTGTTATACCATCCACCACCACAAGCAATGCTGAAAGCAGTTCTTCTAGCTCCAAACTTGAAGAGGAGCTTAAAGTCAATTCTCGGCTGCGGAAGTTCACGTTCAATGACCTTAAGTTGGCAACGAGAAATTTCAGGCCAGAATCCCTTCTTGGTGAAGGGGGATTTGGGTGTGTGTTCAAGGGATGGATTGAAGAGAACGGTACAGCACCAGTCAAACCTGGGACGGGACTTACCGTTGCAGTCAAAACCCTGAATCACGACGGACTTCAGGGTCACAAAGAATGGATG GCTGAAGTGAATTTTCTGGGCGACCTTATTCATCCTAATTTGGTTAAATTAATCGGCTATTGCATTGAAGACGATCAGAGGCTGCTCGTTTATGAGTTCATGCCTAGAGGAAGCTTGGAGAACCATCTTTTCAGAA GGTCTCTTCCACTTCCTTGGTCTATTAGGATGAAAATAGCTGTAGGTGCTGCAAAAGGGCTTGCTTTTCTGCACGAGGAAGCTAAAAGACCGGTGATATATCGTGATTTCAAGACTTCTAATATCCTGTTGGATGCT GAATACAATGCCAAACTTTCTGATTTTGGGCTCGCTAAAGACGCCCCAGACGAAGGCAAAACTCATGTTTCTACTCGTGTGATGGGAACGTATGGTTATGCAGCTCCGGAGTATGTGATGACGG GACATCTGACATCAAAGAGCGATGTGTACAGCTTTGGCGTTGTCCTGCTCGAGATGCTGACTGGCAGAAGATCAATGGACAAGAACCGGCCGAATGGCGAGCATAACCTGGTGGAGTGGGCCAGGCCTCATCTGCTTGAGAGGAGGCGCTTCTACCGCCTGATAGATCCTCGTCTTGAAGGTCATTTTTCGATCAAAGGCGCCCAGAAAGCTGCGCAGTTGGCGGCCCACTGCCTTAGCCGAGACCCCAAGGCGAGGCCTCTGATGAGTGAAGTTGTTGAAGCTTTGAAGCctttgccaaacctcaaggaCATGGCCACCACGTCCTACTTCTTTCAGACGATGCAAGCTGACCGGAGCAGCCCCAGCCCCAGCCCCAACGGGAAGAACGGGTTTCGGACGCAGGGCTCCTTCGCCAGAAACGGGCAGCAGCAACCTAGAAGCTTCTCCATCCCAAAGGGCACTCATGCCTCACCATGTCATCACTTTGCTCATAATTCTCCAAAACCAAATGGTAAAGCCTAG
- the LOC130995726 gene encoding uncharacterized protein LOC130995726 isoform X1 — MNTMLKFPPPSLRSCVSPSPSSSSSLSLPNPPKFHPINMIFHGRKNNINFSSISASSNHHGPSQDSSFPGRESLLRNTLSAMETVYLNRNPTAKRILELVHSAENGHICYDHFAFRTFGVNDHGIGSIARFFMDFGYVQREELRFPAKKLKAYWFSPPTVVGADAGAGVNGPLPRIFISELLVDQMTAETQKIIRKYTEMSGNGYMHSALASALGCLTWETPSFSEFQQLARESEYAAWTLVNGYALNHVTVSAHRLKSHLRKISNLNQFIEENGFRLNSEGGILKDCFSISVSPDGLLLQSSTVADSSSFHFSEGITESIPRCYIEFAERLVLPQFKNLAEDEVEELHRRDGFEVGNADKIFESTSKDQLSRKAA; from the exons ATGAATACTATGCTCAAATTTCCACCTCCTTCTCTCCGATCTTGCGTTTCTCCATCGCCCTCATCTTCCTCTTCTCTTTCCCTTCCAAATCCCCCAAAATTCCACCCGATCAATATGATTTTCCATGGAAGAAAAAACAACATTAATTTTTCTAGCATCTCCGCATCGAGCAATCATCATGGACCTTCGCAAGATTCTTCCTTTCCG GGAAGGGAATCATTATTGAGGAATACATTGTCAGCTATGGAAACTGTTTATCTAAACAGGAATCCGACTGCTAAAAGAATCTTGGAGCTTGTTCATTCagctgaaaatggtcatataTGTTATGATCATTTTGCTTTTCGGACGTTTGGG GTGAATGATCATGGAATCGGTTCCATAGCTAGATTTTTCATGGATTTTGGTTATGTGCAAAGAGAAGAGTTGAGGTTCCCAGCAAAGAAGTTGAAAGCATATTGGTTTTCGCCTCCCACTGTGGTTGGTGCTGATGCTGGTGCAGGTGTTAATGGGCCGTTACCACGGATATTTATATCAGAACTTCTTGTTGATCAAATGACTGCAGAAACTCAG AAAATAATCAGAAAATACACTGAAATGTCAGGGAATGGATATATGCATTCTGCTTTGGCCAGTGCACTGGGATGTTTGACATGGGAAACCCCCTCCTTCTCGGAATTCCAACAGTTGGCGCG GGAAAGTGAATATGCTGCATGGACTCTTGTTAATGGATATGCGTTGAATCATGTCACTGTTTCTGCTCACCGCCTCAAATCGCATTTACGAAAGATCAGTAATCTTAATCAGTTCATTGAGGAGAATGGTTTCAGATTGAACTCTGAAGGAGGCATTCTCAAGG ACTGTTTTTCCATCTCAGTGAGCCCTGATGGTCTGTTGTTACAAAGCTCAACGGTGGCAGATTCATCTTCTTTCCACTTCTCTGAAGGAATCACTGAGTCAATACCACGCTGTTATATTGAATTTGCTGAACGCCTCGTACTTCCTCAGTTCAAAAATCTAGCCGAGGACGAG GTTGAAGAGCTCCATAGACGAGATGGTTTTGAGGTTGGGAATGCAGATAAGATATTTGAGAGCACATCCAAGGATCAGCTCAGCAGGAAGGCTGCGTGA